The sequence ATCCAACTGTACTTGAATTGGGTCTAGCAGTTTTAATGGCTGACCTTTGAGGATTTGGGGAATATTTAAATTAATGCCCGCCGCCACAAGACTAATGGTACTGAGGCTAAGACCTTGGTAAACAATGCCTTGACCGCTGACCTCCGCTTGCGGTACCTGACCTTGCAAAATCTGGCGATTGGCACCAAGAATTTTTATGTCCAGTTCTTGTAAGGCTTCAACCTGCGATCGCAGCCACAACTTAATTACCGGACAGAGGACAGAGCTAACAATCGAAGCCATAGGGTATAAATTAACTTTTGAGAACTTGCGGGCAAATTGAACCTGGTAAACAGTTAAGCAGTCATACTTTTATAGCTTTAGACAGATTATTAGTACAGGGGGTGTGGGGGCTGCGCCCCCACCGCAGGGGTTCTACCCCTGCACCCCGTCCTAAGTCTGTTGGCTAT comes from Pseudanabaena sp. PCC 6802 and encodes:
- a CDS encoding DUF2993 domain-containing protein, with amino-acid sequence MASIVSSVLCPVIKLWLRSQVEALQELDIKILGANRQILQGQVPQAEVSGQGIVYQGLSLSTISLVAAGINLNIPQILKGQPLKLLDPIQVQLDLTIEPQDLQQCLSSAIVTDALGDKVPQPSSDPDIKALLERLLLKLGDQFALDSLIVSNGRCSCQGVFTVAATE